CGATCTCGATAACCATGCTTCGGCTCCGCGGGGGCAACTATACCAGTTCGAGAGCTCCCTGAACACGTGCAAATACCTCCGTACGGCAAAAGCCGTCTTGCTTCGCACCGCTCCCGGCGCTATCATCGGCCATGATCCGGTTGGCCTTGAAAACCCGATCATACCTGGAAATGCTCACGGTCCTGGGGGTGATGGTCGTCCTCACCCCCTTGACCCAGAGCCGCGAAACACCGCTGGCCGATTTCATCCTTTCCTTTTCCTTCCTCCTGCTTCTTGTCGCCAGCCTGCAGACCGTATCCACGCGCGGGATCAAGCCCCGCTCGAAATGGGTCCGGGGGGGAATATACGGCGCCGCCGGCATCGCTCTGATATTGGACATCGGAGACCTCATCTTCGGGCGCCAGCATACCCCGGACATGCCCTGGCTGCGGGGGCTGAGCACCGCCTGCTACGCGGTCCTGCTCGGCGCCGTCTGTTGCGTGATCGTCAAGGACCTGTTTTCCGGGAAAAAGGTCTCCGTCGATAAAATCTACGGCGCGATCAGCGTCTACCTGCTGATCGGAATGTTCTGGGTCTGCCTGTACAGCCTTCTCTGCCTGGCCGATCCCATGGCCATAACCTACGCGGATGGGTCCCGGGTCAACGCTTACGGAACCATCATTTATTTCAGCTTCACCACCATCGCCACCGTGGGGTACGGCGATATCATTCCCCGCTCCCAGATCGCCATGACCCTGAGCAACCTGGAAGCGGTGACCGGCCAGATGTTTCTGGCCGTGGTCGTCGCCCGGCTGGTGGGATATTATATCGCCCAGTCTAGGGACCAGGCGCCGGACACGACGAACTGATTTTCCGGACTTGACTCTTTTTTTTACCGCGGTAGTATACCTACCGGTAGGTATACATGGAAATCGCTCCACAGACCAGGGAAACCATTCTCAAAGCGGCCCTGCAGGTTTTCACCAGTCGGGGTTTCGCGGGGGCCTCGATGCGCGAGATCGCCGAATTGAGCGGCGTGACCAAGCCCACCATTTATTACTATTTCGCCAACAAGGAAGAACTCTACCGCTACCTGGTGCGAACCATCCTGGATGACTTCAACGACAAGGTGGTGGCGGTAGCCTCGGGGACCGGCGCGCCCGGCCGCAAGCTGCTGGATGTCGCCCGGCTGCACATGAATTCCTGCCAGGAATTTCCCGATTACATCAAGCTGTTCATCATGGCGATCTACCGCCTGGATTCCTACGCTCCCCCCACCGATATCGCCCAGTACGGGAAACGCGGCATCGATTCCATCGCCGCTATCGTTCGGGAAGGTATCGATTCGGGGGCCTTCAGGGAGGTCGACCCCGTCAAGGCGACGTTACATCTCCTCGGGGCCCTGCATATGCAGGAGTTGCTCGTCATGAAACGGCACCATGACTATCTGACCCTGCCGGCCGCGACTCCCGAGGAACTGATAGGGCTCTTCCTGGAAGGAATCGCGCGACGATGAAAATAGCGCTGACGATCGGACTCTGTCTCCTGGTCGGGAGCGCCGGAAGAGCTGCGATCGCCCCCGCCCCCTCCCCCACCGTCCCGGTCTATACCCTCGCCGATTGCCTGGAAATGGCGTACGAGCGAAACGCTCAGATCGAAACCGCCGCCGAAGAGATGGAAGCTGCCGGCGGCATCCGGCTGCAGGCGATCTCGGACGCGGTCCCCCACCTCAGCGGAGACGCATCCTACACCTACCTCGACCGGATTCGATATTACGAATCCGGAGACGAGACTCTTCCCGTCAACCGGCACGACAACTACCACGTCGGGTTGACGCTGGAACAAAGCGTCTACCAGGGCGGCCGCGTCATCGCGGGGATCAGGGCGGCGGACCTGCTCAATGATTATTCCGAAGTCTACCTCGCGGAAACCCGGATGGACGTCGCTTACCGGGTAAAGGAGTTTTTCTATCTCCTCCTCCAGCAGGAGGAGGTGGCTCGGATCCGGCGCGACACCGTCAAGCACATGACCGATTACCGGGATACCGCGGAAAACAAGTTCGAACAGGGGACCATATCGGAGTTCGACCGTATCACCGCCGAGGTAAAACTGGCCAACTCCGTTCCGCCGATGATCCAGGCCGAAAACCAGACCGATATCTACAAGACGTCGCTGGCCCGCGAATTGGGGCTGAGCGAGCAAACCTTCGGCGTACACGGC
The sequence above is drawn from the bacterium genome and encodes:
- a CDS encoding TetR/AcrR family transcriptional regulator; its protein translation is MEIAPQTRETILKAALQVFTSRGFAGASMREIAELSGVTKPTIYYYFANKEELYRYLVRTILDDFNDKVVAVASGTGAPGRKLLDVARLHMNSCQEFPDYIKLFIMAIYRLDSYAPPTDIAQYGKRGIDSIAAIVREGIDSGAFREVDPVKATLHLLGALHMQELLVMKRHHDYLTLPAATPEELIGLFLEGIARR
- a CDS encoding potassium channel family protein → MIRLALKTRSYLEMLTVLGVMVVLTPLTQSRETPLADFILSFSFLLLLVASLQTVSTRGIKPRSKWVRGGIYGAAGIALILDIGDLIFGRQHTPDMPWLRGLSTACYAVLLGAVCCVIVKDLFSGKKVSVDKIYGAISVYLLIGMFWVCLYSLLCLADPMAITYADGSRVNAYGTIIYFSFTTIATVGYGDIIPRSQIAMTLSNLEAVTGQMFLAVVVARLVGYYIAQSRDQAPDTTN
- a CDS encoding TolC family protein, whose amino-acid sequence is MKIALTIGLCLLVGSAGRAAIAPAPSPTVPVYTLADCLEMAYERNAQIETAAEEMEAAGGIRLQAISDAVPHLSGDASYTYLDRIRYYESGDETLPVNRHDNYHVGLTLEQSVYQGGRVIAGIRAADLLNDYSEVYLAETRMDVAYRVKEFFYLLLQQEEVARIRRDTVKHMTDYRDTAENKFEQGTISEFDRITAEVKLANSVPPMIQAENQTDIYKTSLARELGLSEQTFGVHGRLEYVDFDVPLESLNILGKEYRPLLKQMRLMEEMREQEVNAARAGYQPSVSLFASWVGDYPDDETPPESDFQNEWFAGARLTWHLFDGLKTPGKVAEARARLNQARIASSDAERTVLLAIKQAYLDTLASRKALESQKETVAQAEKAYQIAKIRWDNGISTSLELTDAELNLSEARVMFEQSLAYYRISLAAIERSVGVPLEEMKRVGPSGGRAPMERGDSGE